From Halapricum desulfuricans, a single genomic window includes:
- the ileS gene encoding isoleucine--tRNA ligase, giving the protein MDRFADVDDQYDPHAVEERVFDYWEEVDAYEKTVEHRADGEDFFFVDGPPYTSGAAHMGTTWNKTLKDIYIRYLRMQGYDVTDRPGYDMHGLPIETKVEEQLDFQNKKDIEEFGEDAFIEECKAFADEQLEGLQSDFQDFGVWMDWDDPYKTVDPEYMEAAWWGFENAHERGLVEQGKRSINQCPRCETAIANNEVEYDQVGKPSIYVKFPLAEREREDERSESSERASSAERSSADRSSGQSPREDGDAASDEYLVIWTTTPWTIVANTFVAVDGELEYVGVDATKDGETERLYVAEAVVEDVLREGRYDDYEVVEHLDGEEMVGWEYDHPLAEEVPDHAQAAGSGQVYTAEYVEADRTGLVHSAPGHGEEDFERGQELDLEIFCPVGPNGEYTDEAGEYAGTFVRDANDEIIADLDAKDLLLAHDTTSVREGHCWRCDTDIVRIVTDQWFITITDIKDELLELIEDSEWHPEWARDNRFRDFVEEAPDWNVSRQRYWGIPIPIWTPEDWSGEMSDAIVVGDREELAERVDQDVDPETVDLHKDTVDELTITENGTTHTRVEDVFDVWLDSSVATWGTLDYPEQSEKFEELWPADLIIEAHDQTRGWFWSQLGMGGASMGEIPYDEVLMHGYANMPDGRGMSKSKGILVDPHEVIDEHGRDPMRLFLLSVTAQGEDMNFSWDETQEMGRRLNILWNVFRFPLPYMRADGFDPEETTVESVEADLELIDEWLLSRLQTVKAEMDAAFDDFEHDKGLHALLDFVVEDVSRFYIQEVRERMWEEENSPSKLAAYATLYRVLEEIVALLAPYAPFISEEIYQNLTGDAGHPTVHMCDFPERDGDWQNVGLEDDIAVVRAVEEAGSNARQQAERKLRWPVKRVVVDVGTDETGDLPGTVELRSELIADRLNARRVEVIEPDADWGELTYSAEADMSKLGPAFGGDAQEVMQACNDARIAEPTIEALEAAVADELGRGVDLEEDMVELVRQLPDGVAGTSFEALDGEGVVYVDTTLTEDIESEGYAREVIRRVQEMRKDLELDLEARIRVDLNVSDDRVADLVAEHEDLITEEVRADELGRVEDGHRKTWEVEGIEMEIAVVPVAEA; this is encoded by the coding sequence ATGGACCGGTTCGCCGACGTCGACGACCAGTACGACCCACACGCTGTCGAGGAGCGTGTGTTCGACTACTGGGAGGAAGTCGACGCCTACGAGAAGACTGTGGAGCACCGCGCCGACGGCGAGGACTTTTTCTTCGTCGATGGGCCGCCCTACACGTCGGGAGCGGCGCACATGGGTACGACCTGGAACAAGACCCTGAAGGACATCTACATCCGCTATCTCCGGATGCAGGGCTACGATGTGACCGATCGCCCCGGCTACGACATGCACGGGCTCCCCATCGAGACGAAAGTCGAGGAGCAACTCGACTTCCAGAACAAGAAAGACATCGAGGAGTTCGGCGAGGACGCCTTCATCGAGGAGTGCAAGGCCTTCGCTGACGAGCAACTCGAAGGCCTGCAGAGCGACTTCCAGGATTTCGGCGTCTGGATGGACTGGGACGACCCCTACAAGACGGTCGACCCCGAGTACATGGAGGCGGCCTGGTGGGGCTTCGAGAACGCCCACGAGCGCGGCCTCGTCGAGCAGGGCAAACGCTCGATCAACCAGTGTCCGCGGTGTGAGACGGCCATCGCCAACAACGAGGTCGAGTACGACCAGGTCGGCAAGCCCTCGATCTACGTCAAGTTCCCCCTCGCAGAGCGGGAGCGCGAGGACGAGCGAAGCGAGTCCTCGGAACGCGCGAGTAGCGCGGAACGGAGTTCCGCGGACCGTTCGAGCGGGCAAAGCCCGCGAGAAGACGGCGACGCCGCGAGCGACGAATACCTCGTCATCTGGACCACCACGCCCTGGACCATCGTCGCCAATACCTTCGTCGCCGTCGACGGCGAGCTGGAATACGTTGGCGTGGACGCCACGAAAGACGGCGAGACCGAACGCCTGTACGTCGCCGAGGCGGTCGTCGAGGACGTGCTCAGAGAGGGTCGCTACGACGACTACGAGGTCGTCGAGCATCTCGACGGCGAGGAGATGGTCGGCTGGGAGTACGACCACCCCCTTGCGGAGGAAGTGCCCGACCACGCCCAGGCTGCGGGGTCCGGGCAGGTCTACACCGCGGAGTACGTCGAGGCCGACCGCACTGGGCTCGTCCACTCCGCGCCCGGCCACGGTGAGGAGGACTTCGAGCGCGGGCAGGAACTCGATCTGGAGATCTTCTGTCCGGTCGGTCCGAACGGGGAGTACACCGACGAGGCGGGGGAGTACGCGGGCACGTTCGTCCGGGACGCAAACGACGAGATCATCGCGGATCTGGACGCCAAGGACCTGCTGCTCGCACACGACACGACGAGCGTCCGCGAGGGACACTGCTGGCGCTGTGACACTGACATCGTCCGGATCGTCACCGATCAGTGGTTCATTACGATTACCGACATCAAAGACGAACTGCTGGAGCTCATCGAGGACAGCGAGTGGCACCCCGAGTGGGCCCGGGACAACCGTTTCCGGGACTTCGTCGAGGAAGCCCCCGACTGGAACGTCTCCCGCCAGCGCTACTGGGGGATCCCGATCCCGATCTGGACCCCAGAAGACTGGAGTGGGGAGATGAGCGACGCCATCGTCGTCGGCGACCGCGAGGAACTCGCCGAGCGGGTCGATCAGGACGTCGATCCCGAAACCGTCGATCTGCACAAGGACACCGTCGACGAGCTGACGATCACCGAGAACGGGACCACTCACACCCGCGTCGAGGACGTCTTCGACGTGTGGCTCGATTCCTCGGTCGCGACGTGGGGCACGCTGGATTATCCCGAGCAGTCTGAGAAATTCGAGGAGCTGTGGCCCGCCGATCTCATCATCGAGGCCCACGACCAGACCCGCGGGTGGTTCTGGTCCCAGCTCGGCATGGGCGGCGCGTCGATGGGTGAGATCCCCTACGACGAGGTGCTGATGCACGGCTACGCCAACATGCCCGACGGCCGCGGGATGTCCAAATCGAAGGGCATTCTCGTCGATCCCCACGAAGTCATCGACGAGCACGGCCGGGATCCGATGCGGCTGTTCCTTCTCTCTGTCACCGCGCAGGGCGAGGATATGAACTTCTCCTGGGACGAGACCCAGGAGATGGGCCGGCGGCTGAACATCCTCTGGAACGTCTTCCGGTTCCCGCTGCCGTATATGCGGGCCGACGGCTTTGACCCCGAAGAGACGACCGTCGAGTCCGTCGAAGCGGACCTCGAACTCATCGACGAGTGGTTGCTCTCCCGGCTCCAGACTGTGAAAGCCGAGATGGATGCGGCCTTCGATGACTTCGAGCACGACAAGGGGCTGCACGCGCTGCTCGATTTCGTCGTCGAGGACGTCTCCCGGTTCTACATCCAGGAAGTCCGAGAGCGCATGTGGGAAGAGGAAAACAGCCCGAGCAAACTGGCCGCCTACGCGACGCTCTATCGCGTCCTTGAGGAGATCGTCGCACTGCTCGCGCCCTATGCCCCATTTATCAGCGAGGAGATCTACCAGAATCTCACCGGCGACGCCGGTCATCCGACGGTCCACATGTGTGACTTCCCCGAGCGCGACGGCGACTGGCAGAATGTCGGCCTCGAGGACGACATCGCGGTCGTTCGTGCGGTCGAGGAAGCGGGCTCGAACGCCCGCCAGCAGGCCGAACGCAAGCTCCGCTGGCCCGTCAAGCGCGTCGTCGTCGACGTCGGGACCGACGAGACCGGCGATCTGCCGGGAACAGTCGAACTCCGCTCGGAGCTGATCGCTGATCGACTCAACGCCCGGCGTGTCGAGGTCATCGAGCCCGACGCGGACTGGGGCGAGCTCACCTACAGCGCCGAGGCCGACATGAGCAAGCTCGGGCCCGCGTTCGGCGGCGACGCCCAGGAGGTCATGCAGGCCTGCAACGACGCCCGGATCGCCGAACCCACCATCGAGGCGCTGGAGGCGGCAGTCGCCGACGAACTCGGGCGTGGCGTCGACCTCGAGGAAGACATGGTCGAGCTCGTCCGCCAGCTACCCGACGGTGTTGCAGGCACGTCCTTCGAAGCTCTGGACGGCGAGGGCGTCGTCTACGTCGACACGACGCTCACCGAGGACATCGAGAGCGAGGGCTACGCCCGCGAGGTCATCCGCCGCGTGCAGGAGATGCGCAAGGATCTCGAACTCGATCTCGAAGCACGGATCCGCGTCGATCTGAACGTCAGTGACGACCGCGTCGCTGACCTCGTGGCCGAGCACGAGGACCTGATCACAGAGGAGGTCCGTGCCGACGAACTCGGACGCGTCGAGGACGGCCACCGCAAGACCTGGGAGGTCGAAGGCATCGAGATGGAGATTGCGGTCGTGCCGGTGGCTGAAGCGTAG
- a CDS encoding cupin domain-containing protein has translation MSDREKLLDLAGSSFEIGDLLDYQSGAVVSQTLVDEEAVTVTVFAFDEGERLSEHTAPHDAILQVVDGTALVTVSGTEHEVAAGESIVLPADEPHAVEAASQFKMFLTLLR, from the coding sequence ATGTCCGATCGCGAGAAACTCCTCGATCTCGCCGGCTCGTCCTTCGAAATCGGGGATTTGCTCGACTATCAGTCCGGTGCCGTCGTGAGTCAGACGCTCGTCGACGAGGAGGCAGTCACTGTCACTGTCTTTGCCTTCGACGAAGGTGAGCGTCTCAGCGAGCACACGGCACCGCACGACGCCATCTTGCAGGTCGTCGACGGGACCGCCCTCGTCACCGTGTCCGGCACTGAACACGAGGTCGCGGCCGGCGAGTCGATCGTCCTCCCGGCGGACGAACCGCACGCTGTGGAGGCCGCGTCGCAGTTCAAGATGTTCCTGACGTTGCTTCGGTAA
- a CDS encoding Hsp20/alpha crystallin family protein, which yields MRRDDRDDPFDDFFRELERMMNEMTGGEFDMHVERHGDSGQNHGRDIHLDLYEKDDEVRVVADIPGVEKDAIDLKCDGEELTIDAAGPEREYSERVQLPAAVDEHSASATYNNGILEVAFERRDNSADIDLS from the coding sequence ATGAGACGGGACGATCGCGACGACCCCTTCGACGACTTCTTCCGCGAACTGGAACGGATGATGAACGAGATGACCGGTGGCGAGTTCGACATGCACGTCGAGCGCCACGGCGACAGCGGCCAGAACCACGGTCGTGACATCCACCTCGACCTCTACGAGAAAGACGACGAGGTCCGCGTCGTCGCCGATATCCCCGGCGTCGAGAAGGACGCCATCGATCTGAAATGCGACGGCGAGGAACTGACCATCGACGCCGCGGGTCCCGAACGCGAGTACTCCGAGCGCGTCCAGCTCCCGGCCGCCGTCGACGAGCATTCGGCCAGCGCGACCTACAACAACGGGATCCTGGAAGTGGCCTTCGAGCGGCGAGACAACTCCGCCGACATCGATCTCTCCTGA
- the gap gene encoding type I glyceraldehyde-3-phosphate dehydrogenase produces the protein MSASDTVRIGINGFGRIGRCTFRAALNNDDVEIVGINDVMDFDQMEYLAKYDTTLGNLPYDLERDGDTMAVDGEDISLYNVQNPEELPWDDLDVDVAVESTGIFRTKDEASAHLDAGADKALISAPPKGDKPVPQFVYGVNHDEYDGEDIVSGASCTTNSVSPPMYVLVEEFGVNAAEMTTIHAYTGSQNIVDGPKSKTRRGRAAAENIVPTTTGASTATTDILPELKGKFEAMAIRVPTPSGSITEIVADLEGNPSAEEINAAMEEYANGELEGSMGAIDDEIVSRDILGWEYGSAVDLEQTSTVEGGDLAKIFAWYDNEMGYTAQMMRLAEYIA, from the coding sequence ATGAGTGCAAGCGACACGGTCAGGATCGGGATCAACGGTTTCGGCCGCATCGGACGATGTACCTTCCGCGCCGCGCTGAACAACGACGACGTCGAGATCGTGGGGATCAACGACGTGATGGACTTCGATCAGATGGAGTACCTGGCGAAATACGACACGACGCTGGGTAATCTCCCCTACGACCTCGAACGGGATGGGGACACGATGGCTGTCGACGGTGAGGACATCTCACTGTACAACGTCCAGAACCCCGAGGAGTTGCCGTGGGACGACCTGGACGTCGACGTCGCCGTCGAGTCGACGGGGATCTTCCGAACGAAGGACGAGGCTTCGGCGCACCTCGATGCCGGTGCCGACAAGGCGCTGATCTCCGCGCCGCCAAAAGGCGACAAGCCGGTGCCGCAGTTCGTCTACGGCGTCAACCACGACGAATACGACGGTGAGGACATCGTCTCCGGCGCGTCCTGTACGACCAACAGCGTCTCGCCGCCGATGTACGTCCTGGTCGAGGAGTTCGGTGTCAACGCCGCCGAGATGACGACCATCCACGCCTACACGGGCTCGCAGAACATCGTGGACGGTCCCAAGAGCAAGACCCGCCGCGGTCGCGCGGCCGCCGAGAACATCGTCCCGACGACGACCGGCGCGTCGACGGCGACGACGGACATCCTGCCCGAACTGAAAGGCAAGTTCGAGGCCATGGCGATCCGCGTCCCGACCCCCAGCGGGTCGATCACCGAGATCGTCGCGGACCTGGAGGGCAACCCCAGCGCCGAGGAGATCAACGCCGCCATGGAGGAGTACGCCAACGGCGAACTCGAAGGCTCGATGGGCGCCATCGACGACGAGATCGTCTCCCGTGACATCCTCGGGTGGGAGTACGGGTCCGCGGTCGACCTCGAGCAGACCAGCACGGTCGAAGGCGGCGACCTCGCGAAGATCTTCGCCTGGTACGACAACGAGATGGGCTACACGGCCCAGATGATGCGCCTCGCCGAGTACATCGCGTAA